The Toxotes jaculatrix isolate fToxJac2 chromosome 17, fToxJac2.pri, whole genome shotgun sequence genomic interval GCTGCTACTACAGTGACACGATACTGCCAAGGACACGAGGAGTAACAGCAGTTTTCTCAAAGTTCTCAAAGCTGAAACTGAGCTCTTAactactgaaaatgaaaacagcaacacatGGAGAGAAGGTGCTAAGCCAAAAAACACCTGTAGATTGCCATCTTCATTACACATTTTAGTTCTTTTGtgaatgaaatataaacatcaAATTGGGTATTTGCTTATGTGTTCTGTTCGCCATGTCAGTGTTCACATTTTATGGTGGAAGCATGAGATAACTGCATGCTGTACATACCCAGACAGCTCACGTGAAAGACAGGTGAAGGTTTCTTCTTCCCCAGTGTCACAGGCAGCAGCAAAGATGGCAGCTGGGATGCTGAGGTGCAAATCCTGAGAAGACATCTGTCCTTCTGTACTCTTTGggtttgctttatttttgactttatcAGTGTTACTGTCGGTTCTCCTCAGTTTAGGCCTAATCTGTTCTGAAATGGCTCCTGAAAGTGTTTCTAGTGCCTGAAATGGTCACTAATTCTAGTCTGGATTCATAGTATTCCACTGGTGTTATCCCTCATGTGATTTTCCTGGAGCACAGAAGACTGTTATATTTAACATAATGTGAATTTGAAATTGTATTCAGGGActttacagtgtgagctgcagctgcagtaaaGTATGATAATTAAAACCAGTTATAATTTAGAGTATTCAGAATTATGGCATCATTGTTACTGTAGGCTGACGgcaaagaatttaaaaaatgaaatgattttgttGCATGCTGTGTACTTTACAGAATGCATGGagaataaatcagatttttgtctgactttaaaataaattttgttATTCATTCTATATAATTCTGTATAACCTTTTCTCTATTTAACAGtgctttttttcaaatccagCCAAAACCCTTTCACATGCGCACACACGTTAGAAAGCACTAGTAAATGCTTATAAATGAacctaaaatgttttcatttggtgGATTAAATCTGAATCTTGATTTACATGGTACTGTGTACCCTAATTTGAGGCAGCGCTGTCTgcatattttattataaaataggTATTCTAGAACctttgtaattttatttaacgttttttttttttttatcctattGCTTTTTAGATGCCGTTTTGGTTTTAAAGTGATTTTTCTCCCCTTTGGTAAACTTACCTGTTGTCCAGTCCAGCTTACTTAATATGCAATGCCGGGAACAAACGTACAGGACAATACACATTAGACATAAAGCttaaacaagaacaacaaagatAACAGGCATAAACATATAACTATTATGTACAGATAAGTAGGTGTGGTATAGATGCACACGGTTTGTGTGCCCCACGTACAGTACACCCTCCTTAGGTTTACCTTTGTTCGActatatatgtaatatatgtatatgtatgtatatattatgTAAACGGTATTGCACAACTTCGGGTTTACCTTGTATGTGATGTGTACGATTATTCTTAAATGGTGCCTTATTTAAGACAGATGCtctaagtaagtaagtaagtgaTGCAAGTTAGTGGACCAAAATCTCAAGTCTGTATTTATCATAAAAACAAGCATAAATGATCTGGGCATTATTTACGAGATTTTTTAAACGAGGTTATTTTGAAAGGAGCGTGAACTACTTCCTGTATTTACCTCAGTCATTGGCTGTTCAGCGCTAATGAAACATTCGTGCGCATTGGCTCATTGTGAACGTAAGGAGGCCCCTGATTGGTCCGTTCTCTTCCCCTCGACCTTTCACCGCTGTCAACCTCGGCAGCAGCTTGTCACCATGCTACCATTAAACACTGAATGTGCCATCTTTAAGTAACTTAGCTGGCCTTGAACTTTGTGACAGTTTTCACGTCGAGATATGACACGAAAAAAAGGCACGAGCAGGAAGATGCGGGCTGTCAAGTGAGCGTTTATCGTAAGTAAAGCTGGAAATTAACTCGCTAAATTTGTCAAGCAGTGCACTAAGGGAGCTAAGCTAACTGAAATTACAGCTTCATCTGCTGCAAGGCGAGTGTTTTGAGATATGTACAGTTTATTGTGGCTGATATAAGCCACGTAGCTTTAAATGTTATCCAGAAAGCAATGCCATTTTGCTGGTGGTTTGCAAAGTCAGTGCCTCAGGGAAGCAGCTTACAAACGTGTCCTTTCTTTCCTTATTGCAACAAGAAGAAGATGCAGAAAGGATGAAAAGACATTTCCACCTGCATCTTGTGGAAACTgttaaaaaaccaaaacaaatacgtaaataaaaaaataaagagttgACGTTATAAAATGACTAAGCTATAAACTTTAGCATCTTAAAAGCAGCTCAATAGATATATTAGAAGTGTTATTCCCACTGAACATGGAATGCTGTAATTCAGTACTGCAGAACGTACAGcactaaaatattttattgtgaaaaacaatgatattgttttatttgaatttccCTTAAACAACTTGTGAACAAAAACTCTTAAAAGTCTTACCGGAACATTTCAGTATCTGCACAGCTCACACATTAGTATTCTACATTACAGCAGGACAGTAGACAGTTGCAGACTACTTCATTACAGCAGTGGGTTGCAACATAACAAATGTAAACTAAAAAGCTGGCAGATGAGTAGGGACTTGAAACTAAGAATAAGAATATCTCTTGCACTGaaaggtttttgtgttttatccCACTTCTTTTCTGCAGTCTGTTTTGCCACCTCTCAAAACTATCCCTCCAGTCATGGCGGTTATTTTCCAAAGAACATCAAAACTAAGGACAGTTCTCAGACATCTGAGCACCCATAGCACCCTGTCATCTACAGCACCAACCAGACTTTTGTCTGTAGACCTCCACAGTCCAtttctgagctgcagctctgggcATTTTGTAGCTTCCACTCGTAAGCTACATGCTAAAGCAGATGGACCCAAGCCGTCTCCCGCTGCAGCCCCAGAGAGGCTACCTTTCTCCAGAGTAACTCAGGAAGATTTGGCCTTCTTCAGGAAGATCCTACCAGGCGGAACCCTCACTGACCCAGATTTGTTGGAGTCGAGCAATGTGGACTGGCTCAAAACAGTGAGAGGTGATGGGTAGAATTGAATTCAACTCATTCCAGGTTAGGATCCAGTTCATATTAATGAATTTacatattacatatttattcTGCAGGTTCCAGTGAAGTGTTGTTGAGACCTCGGACAACAGAGGAAGTTTCTCAAATTCTCAGGTAAAGAACAAGTGATGGGAAGAAGGATCGGTAGAAACATACGCTGTTTATCAAGTGTTTAAgtgtttcattttctccctTGCAGTTATTGTAACAGTCGTAACCTGGCAGTAAACCCTCAAGGAGGCAACACCGGGCTGGTTGGGGGCAGCGTCCCGGTCTATGATGAGATCATCCTCTCTACTGCTCTTATGAACAACATCCTAACCTTTGATAGCATCTCTGGTAAGTCTGAAAATTCTGGAGTTTCATCCAAAATGAGCTGTTTCCAGTGTATTTGAATCATAATCAGAGATCCTTTTCAGGCATTCTGACCTGCCAGGCAGGTTGTGTCCTGGAGAACTTGTCTCTCTACCTGGACGAGAGAGACTACATCATGCCACTGGATCTTGGGGCAAAAGGCAGTTGCCAAATTGGGGGCAATGTGGCAACAAATGCAGGTGGGCTGCGGCTTCTGCGATACGGCTCTCTACATGGGACTGTGCTGGGTCTAGAAGTGGTGAGTGGAGGAAATAAGTGAGGGACTTAGATGATCTTCAACACGAAGTCttgttttaaaatcacagaggaaaaatgtgaGATGACATGAAGGATAAAATCACTGATTTAATGTTTATGTATGTGACGTATACAGGTGTTGGCAGATGGGCAGGTGCTGGACTGCTTGGCCAAGCTGCGGAAAGATAACACCGGATATGACCTCAAACAGCTCTTTATAGGGTCAGAGGGTACACTGGGGGTCATCACAGCAGTGTCCATCCTTTGTCCACGGAAACCCAAATCTGTGAACGTGGTTTTCCTGGGTAAGATTTTATTCTTGCCTCTCAGATCGGTGTATTGGCAAAAACAATGTATGATAATGAAGTTCTTTAAGATCTAGATGAGTTTGTTCTCATAGATTAGCAGCTTGATTCTGCGAGTTGATCATTCAGTCACCTGCGTCTGTGTTATTAGGCTGTGAGACCTTcgagcagctgctgcagacatttcagctctgcagaggcatgctgggagaaaTCCTGTCAGCCTTCGAGTTCCTGGACAGTGAATGCATGAggctgctgaacacacacctcaaACTACCCAATCCCATCTCTGGTaggcacacacagactttaTTTAGCATTCAAAATCAGTATATAAGCACTTGGTATTTTGTTTATAGCACACTTAAATATAGCTCTAAGTACGATATGATTACACACATGAACAACTCCTCACAATATTGTAAATGTAACACAATCAACAGATGTCATATGTCATTCTCATAAAAAATTGTGTTGCAATATATTGTCAGTCATTATATATCAGTTTGGAAGCTTCACATGAAGGGGTTATagttaaacactgaaaaatatccTTATGCTTGTTTACATGTTAATTGTAGTGTGTTACAaaccctttcttcttttttttttaacttataaATGCTAACACACATGTGCCAAccacctcctctccatcctgcAGACTGTCCATTCTATGTCGTCATAGAAACGTCTGGATCCAACCCGACACATGACGGAGAGAAACTCCACAACTTTCTAGAGGAGGCGATGACGTCTTCACTGGTCACTGATGGAACTGTGGCAACGGAGGAATCAAAAATAAAGGTAACTCATTGAGTCTTATCTCTTAAAGGGTAAATCTGCTAATATCTGAAATCTGCTGATATTCTAGTTTTATAACCATCAACAAAttccataaaaaaacaaaaaccattcATCATTCCAATaagtatgtatatataataaGTCTGTTTAGCAAAAGCCTGATGAAGCTGAATCTTCTGTGCCACTGAACTCCATTGTTggccaaaaactattaaaacacgTCAGTGAGCCACAGTATTGAGCTGGGCCACaatgttccttcatcaccatgaaTACTGTAGGttattttgagtcagtcccACGTACACCACCCTGCTGCTGGAAAACCACACTACCGCACTGAAAATATTCCTAacgaaaatgtatttttatttctttttttttggttgcgTCCCTGGACAGAGTAAAAACggaatatgaaaatataaaattacagTTTGAGTAGCATTTGCTAAAGCCTACAGTATCCTGCTGTTTTAGTAACAGTTTTAGCctcttttaaataaatgaaagtgtTTATTGTGACctctttttaaagatttacatctgCAGTCGGAACAAAGTATCTGAGTGCAAACGACAGAGTAGAGAAGCTCGAAAGTAACAAAGAAACAGACTAGTGATGTGTCGGTCACGAATGAAACGGCTCTTAGTCATGgtcattcaaaatgtcatgaaaaacgtcaaagtattgtaaggcgtcaaaatcggccaaaaaaagtcaaaaaaatttttgacctcaaaatgtcataaaaaaacgtcatagtataataaggcgtcaaaatcggccaaaaaaagtcaacttttttttttttcacttttttgtcataaaaaacgtcatagtatagtaaggcgtttttttcggccaaaaaaagtcaaaaaattttttgacctcaaaatgtcataaaaaacgtcatagtatagtaaggcgtcaaaatcggccaaaaaaagtcaaaaaaaatgttttacctcaaaatgtcataaaaaacgtcatagtatagtaaggcgtttttttcgaccaaaaaaagtcaaaaaattttttgacctcaaaatgtcataaaaaacgtcatggtatagtaaggcgtcaaaatcggccaaaaaaagtcaaaaaattttttgacctcaaaatgtcataaaaaatgtcatagtatagtaaggcgtcaaaatcggccaaaaaaagtcaaaatgtttttggacttcaaaatgtcataaaaaacgtcatagtatagtaaggcgtttttttcggccaaaaaaagtcaaaaaattttttgacctcaaaatgttataaaaaacgtcacagtatagtaaggcgtttttttcgtccaaaaaaagtcaaaaattttttgacctcaaaatgtcataaaaaacgtcatagtatagtaaggcgtttttttcggccaaaaaaagtcaaaaaattttttgacctcaaaatgtcataaaaaacgtcatagtatagtaaggcgtttttttcggccaaaaaaagtcaaaaatttttttgacctcaaaatgtcataaaaaacgtcatagtatagtaaggcgtcaaaatcggccaaaaaaagtcaaaatttttttggacctcaaaatgtcataaaaaacgtcatagtatagtaaggcgtcaaaatcggccaaaaaaagtcaaaaaaattttttgacctcaaaatgtcataaaaaacgtcaagtatagtaaggcgtttttttttggccaaaaaaagtcaaaattttttttgacctcaaaatgtcataaaaaacgtcatagtatagtaaggcgtttttttcggccaaaaaaagtcaaaaaaaattttgacctcaaaatgtcataaaaaacgtcatagtatagtaaggcgtcaaaatcggccaaaaaatgtaaaaaaattttttgacctcaaaatgtcataaaaaacgtcatagtatagtaaggcgtcaaaatcggccaaaaaaagtcaaaaaaatttttgacctcaaaatgtcataaaaaacgtcatagtatagtaaggcgtcaaaatcggccaaaaaaagtcaaaattttttttgacctcaaaatgtcataaaaaacgtcatagtatagtaaggcgtcaaaatcggccaaaaaaagtcaaaaaaatttttgacctcaaaatgtcataaaaaacgtcatagtatagtaaggcgtcaaaatcggccaaaaaaagtcaaaatgtttttggacttcaaaatgtcataaaaaacgtcatagtatagtaaggcgtttttttcggccaaaaaaagtcaaaattttttttgacctcaaaatgtcataaaaaacgccatagtatagtaaggcgtttttttcggccaaaaaaagtcaaaattttttttgacctcaaaatgtcataaaaaacgtcatagtatagtaaggcgtcaaaatcggccaaaaaaagtcaaaatttttttggacctcaaaatgtcataaaaaacgtcatagtatagtaaggcgtcaaaattggccaaaaaaagtcaaaatgtttttggacttcaaaatgtcataaaaaacgtcatagtatagtaaggcgtttttttcggccaaaaaaagtcaaaatgtttttggacttcaaaatgtcataaaaaacgtcatagtatagtaaggcgtttttttcggccaaaaaaagtcaacattttttttgacctcaaaatgtcataaaaaacgtcatagtatagtaaggcgtcaaaatcggccaaaaaaagtcaaaatttttttggacctcaaaatctcataaaaaacgtcatagtatagtaaggcgtcaaaatcggccaaaaaaagtcaaaaaaatttttttacctcaaaatgtcataaaaaacgtcatagtatagtaaggcgttttttttggccaaaaaaagtgaaaattttttttgacctcaaaatgtcataataaacgtcatagtatagtaaggcatttttttcggccaaaaaaagtcaaaaaaatttttgacctcaaaatgtcataaaaaacgtcatagtatagtaaggcgtcaaaatcggcaaaaaaatgtaaaaaatttttttgacctcaaaatgtcataaaaaacgtcatagtatagtaaggcgtttttttcggccaaaaaaagtcaaaaaaatttttgacctcaaaatgtcataaaaaacgtcatagtatagtaaggcatcaaaatcggccaaaaaaagtcaaaaaattttttgacctcaaaatgtcataaaaaacgtcatagtatagtaaggcgtttttttcggccaaaaaaagtcaaaaaattttttgacctcaaaatgtcataaaaaacgtcatagtatagtaaggcgtttttttcggccaaaaaaagtcaaaaatttttttgacctcaaaatgtcataaaaaacgtcatagtatagtaaggcgtttttttcgaccaaaaaaagtcaaaaaaaattttgacctcaaaatgtcataaaaaacgtcatagtatagtaaggcgtttttttcgaccaaaaaaagtcaaaattttttttgacctcaaaatgtcataataaacgtcatagtatagtaaggcgtttttttcggccaaaaaaagtcaaaaaaatttttgacctcaaaatgtcataaaaaacgtcatagtatagtaaggcgtcaaaatcggccaaaaaaagtcaaaaaaatttttgacctcaaaatgtcataaaaaacgtcatagtatagtaaggcgtcaaaatcggccaaaaaaagtcaaaattttttttgacctcaaaatgtcataaaaaacgtcatagtatagtaaggcgtcaaaatcggccaaaaaaagtcaaaaaattttttgacctcaaaatgtcataaaaaacgtcatagtatagtaaggcgtcaaaatcggccaaaaaaagtcaaaatgtttttggacttcaaaatgtcataaaaaacgtcatagtatagtaaggcgtttttttcggccaaaaaaagtcaaaattttttttgacctcaaaatgtcataaaaaacgtcatagtatagtaaggcgtttttttcgaccaaaaaaagtcaaaaaaatttttgacctcaaaatgtcataaaaaacgtcatagtatagtaaggcgtcaaaatcggccaaaaaaagtcaaaaaattttttgacctcaaaatgtcataaaaaacgtcatagtatagtaaggcgttttttcgaccaaaaaaagtcaaaaaattttttgacctcaaaatgtcataaaaaacgtcatagtatagtaaggcgtcaaaatcggccaaaaaaagtccaaattttttttgacctcaaaatgtcataaaaaacgtcatagtatagtaaggcgtttttttcggccaaaaaaagtcaaaaaattttttgacctcaaaatgtcataaaaaacgtcatagtatagtaaggcgttttttttggccaaaaaaagtcaaaattctttttgacctcaaaatgtcttaaaaaacgtcatagtatagtaaggcgtttttttcgaccaaaaaaagtcaaaaaattttttgacctcaaaatgtcataaaaaacgtcatagtatagtagggcgtcaaaatcggccaaaaaaagtcaaaaatttttttgacctcaaaatgtcataaaaaacgtcatagtatagtaaggcgtcaaaatcggccaaaaaaagtcaaaaatttttttgacctcaaaatgtcataaaaaacgtcatagtatagtagggtgtttttttcgaccaaaaaaagtcaaaatttttttggacctcaaaatgtcataaaaaacgtcatagtatagtaaggcgtttttttcggccaaaaaaagtcaaaaaaatttttgacctcaaaatgtcataaaaaacgtcatagtatagtaaggcgttttttttcggccaaaaaaagtcaaacatttttttgacctcaaaatgtcataaaaaacgtcatagtatagtaaggcgtcaaaatcggccaaaaaaagtcaaaaaattttttgacctcaaaatgtcataaaaaacgtcatagtatagtaaggtgtttttttcggccaaaaaaagtcaaaaaaatttttgacctcaaaatgtcataaaaaacgtcatagtatagtaaggcgtcaaaatcggc includes:
- the d2hgdh gene encoding D-2-hydroxyglutarate dehydrogenase, mitochondrial isoform X1; amino-acid sequence: MAVIFQRTSKLRTVLRHLSTHSTLSSTAPTRLLSVDLHSPFLSCSSGHFVASTRKLHAKADGPKPSPAAAPERLPFSRVTQEDLAFFRKILPGGTLTDPDLLESSNVDWLKTVRGSSEVLLRPRTTEEVSQILSYCNSRNLAVNPQGGNTGLVGGSVPVYDEIILSTALMNNILTFDSISGILTCQAGCVLENLSLYLDERDYIMPLDLGAKGSCQIGGNVATNAGGLRLLRYGSLHGTVLGLEVVLADGQVLDCLAKLRKDNTGYDLKQLFIGSEGTLGVITAVSILCPRKPKSVNVVFLGCETFEQLLQTFQLCRGMLGEILSAFEFLDSECMRLLNTHLKLPNPISDCPFYVVIETSGSNPTHDGEKLHNFLEEAMTSSLVTDGTVATEESKIKALWSMRERVTEALTHDGFTYKYDISLPVERIYQLVTDMREHLGGQAKSVVGYGHVGDGNLHLNITSPAKDPSLLAAIEPFVYEWTASCQGSISAEHGLGLKKRNYIYYSKPSQAVALMGNIKTMLDPKGILNPYKTLPDNMK
- the d2hgdh gene encoding D-2-hydroxyglutarate dehydrogenase, mitochondrial isoform X2, with protein sequence MAVIFQRTSKLRTVLRHLSTHSTLSSTAPTRLLSVDLHSPFLSCSSGHFVASTRKLHAKADGPKPSPAAAPERLPFSRVTQEDLAFFRKILPGGTLTDPDLLESSNVDWLKTVRGSSEVLLRPRTTEEVSQILSYCNSRNLAVNPQGGNTGLVGGSVPVYDEIILSTALMNNILTFDSISGILTCQAGCVLENLSLYLDERDYIMPLDLGAKGSCQIGGNVATNAGGLRLLRYGSLHGTVLGLEVVLADGQVLDCLAKLRKDNTGYDLKQLFIGSEGTLGVITAVSILCPRKPKSVNVVFLGCETFEQLLQTFQLCRGMLGEILSAFEFLDSECMRLLNTHLKLPNPISETSGSNPTHDGEKLHNFLEEAMTSSLVTDGTVATEESKIKALWSMRERVTEALTHDGFTYKYDISLPVERIYQLVTDMREHLGGQAKSVVGYGHVGDGNLHLNITSPAKDPSLLAAIEPFVYEWTASCQGSISAEHGLGLKKRNYIYYSKPSQAVALMGNIKTMLDPKGILNPYKTLPDNMK